TTGATAACACCaactttttagttttatttttatgttttatttgattttctatatttgtattaaaatataattaatttaaaattttacataatttttttatttaataaataatcacgtaaaatagattatattttaatcatttgcatcaagttcaaattttcttttagaatAGCTGGTCGATCAATTCTAATTAAGTTTTtactctaaaaaaataaaaacatcataCAACAATCCATTACTACCCATAAGTCCCTAGCTATcttcaattttccaaatttaCTAATTggtggtaaattttttttagccaTAAGAAAGcgtattttattgatttttatatattcataagtcaaaattaaaatttttaattaaaaaaataaattcatttattgtttcgtttttttttttttgatccTTGTCAACGTCAATCATTTTCCCTTTGTATGATTTGGacctacatttttttttttaataacttgaATTGCTACCGATATTTGTTAAGCAAATTTAGCTGTTATTAATTGTCCACGCTCAAACTTTCTACACCATTGAataatctcttttttttgtattttatttagtatattCACTTATAGAAAGTCagacttattaattattattattattattattattgattatttacgATGTTAGTAAATGAAAAGactcaaaattattattgtactactcaaaataattttattttatttattgttttactttAAAAGAAGTTATATTCTTATTATCAGTAAATCGTTCCATTCTGTTCCAGTCGTAAATTTAGGTCCAAGATGAATTAACATGTccaattgagaaaaaaaatatatattaaaatttacctTGCAATTTTtactataatttaaatttgataaaaaattagagTAAAAAATGAGGATTTACTTTAGATAAAAAGTATAATGAATATCAAAATTACtttgagtttttaaatttaatttatggtACGTTTTAAAATTAGAATGACGTTATCAATATGTGATACCTTATTCGATTGAGCTCGTCattaaaacataatagaaaGAGAATGATGAAGGCTGACAAGGCCATATCACTCGATTATTGAAATAAGATAACTAGATCGATGAGATTGcaacattataaattatataatcaaaaGACAAACAAGATCAACTTGACTGATCAAGATTTACTTACAAAAAAGTGTAActgaaatcatatatataataagtcGATAAGCTGattataaataaaagttaaGAAGACTCAACAAAATATTTCCACATGTTTCTACGAATACTATAAATCAAATAATTGGCAATAAAAAggtgtataattatttttgttacacaaaatgaatattttcaaataaaaagtaagtacataacaaattttaaccactttttcttaataaaaaatatatattcaaagtCTTACGTCAAGTGTCACGttgttcaatttattttaaaacttctGGAGGATTCTTGATCTTTGCCTAAGGATCAATTATtgacttctaattttttaaaaactaaaaacgTTTTTTATTTTCTGTGGCATGAAAGGCCAagatagaagaaaaaataattgaaaaaattgatcttacatatttaatttatatatacatacatacaacataattttaataattggAGTAATGTTTAaatcattcaaattaaaatctatttaaaaaGGTGAATTAGAACTATACATATAGAAATGAACGttaaatttttctatttaatctgttttttcttttgatcttttatttttactaatatatataaaatacgatattaaaataattaatttgacttgatATTTAAATCTTAGTGTCCATCCCGTATTAAATGACATTTGGTATATTATCATGAAAATTAAGaaacaaataatgacaaattcaAAAGTACTGCATCTTCCATCTCAAATTGGCAAATATTTGACCATTCCCTTTTAACACTTTTTACAATACTtgaagatttttaattttttaaaattattcaaattttaaaattttggagtTTCTTATCAAATTCATTCTCCATTATCACTTAATATTTTTACCAAGTAAAACCTATTTAATATATgattcatgtttaatttttatttgcatcgaaaatcttatttaatttgaatagtGCATGATAGACTTATTCaggaatgatatttttaatataattttttcatatttaggtTCAGATTCGAAATATCTGAACAAGAATTAAACAGTCACtattatatcataatccttattgatctaaaatttaaacaatttcttaatttatattcattctttacatataaaatcatgttcatttcaattttatcGAATATCTCAAAGGACTATagtgaaatattatataaaaataatggagAATAACTTATATTTTGTTCTACATCTATTTGCATCGATGACCCTTTAGGCCAcacaaaaagatataaaaagatATAGTGATTGAGTTATTCTATTGATTCCAAAAGAACTAATAAAATGTGTCACTAAacgttaaaaaaataatgacatttttattttttaattaaaaaagtgaGTTAAGTGTTATTTTCTTGaactattttatgttttaaataataataaacaatatatCGTAACAAAAAATAGTTTCAAGCAACGTGTAATTAAATTATTGGAAGCTGCATGAAATTTCCCTATGAGAATATTCGTTAAGCACCTCTTAGAGCCCAACTACTTTTCCTTATATGACTAACTTACCCTTTAcgatttgttttgattgttgttATTATGTATCATATTATATTGCATTATAGTATTGTATcgtatatattttaaataatataatatttagataaattatattattttctgttgttagtACAATGAAAAGGTAggataagtaatttttttgttaaataataagtaaagataaaatgagaaaaaaatattaaagtgacGACACTATGACATTAAATTGattgttataataaatttttttatcactaTCTAATAATGAATTTACACCATATGATATATTTCACCAACAATATAACGAGTAACAACTATCCAAATAACGTGTTAATCAATGGTTGGATAAAtatattgaagaaaataataGATTAATAATATATAGTACTATATTAGTTTTAGACTTTGTTTAATACTATTTTTGTAGCAAATTTCAATATCACCCTTCAAATCCTTCGAATATCCTAAAGAATGtgcattatttttaatttatcaaatcaaataacaaatataaactaATCTAAACATTActaaacaacaaattaaaattaatttcaacattACTAGCTTCGCATCACTCTTTATTTCAATTGATGTAtcgtaattaaaattttaaacttttaaattttattaataaatcgaatccaaatattaaaattttatttttttcataaaattatcataattaacaatttataatgttcaaaaaataaaaaataaatttaattaatttttataaactcTATGGAACTATTAATTTAGAATCGTGCACGGCGAAATAGAACAATGTGAAATCATAAATAGGTGAGCACATACCTCATGGTTAAATAGGTCCCACCCAAAAACTTTCTCTCACTAAAAATCCCTCATTTCTCTCACTAAAAAAAGTTGGTTTAGTTTTCGCCGTCACCACTGAACAAAATGCAttttcatcatcatcttcatcttcatcatccatAATATAACTGCAAAAAAGCTATGAGAAATGCGCAATTTAGCTCATACTAATTTCTTGTTCAATACGaaaatctgaagaaaaaaaagttccGGTGATGCTCGGAGTATTGTGTGCACGTCCTAAGCCTTGGCTATTCGCATCACTCTGCTTATCACACGCCCACGGCTCAACGCCTTCGGGTTATAGCAGACTTATTCCGACGAATACTGCTAACAAATCATCGTTATTGTTAATATCTGGAGGTGGAGGTGGTGGAGGAGGTGGAATAGGAGTAGATCAGAGGCGGAATCATTCGAGTCATTGCCGTATTGCATCATCTGTAAATCGAGTTGGTGGTGCAGCGTCGATATGGCATGCGATACTTCCTGCTGGGAGGAGGAATAAGAAGGATATAAATCGGAGGAATAATACGGTGTTTAAACATCATTATGAGCTTGCTAAGAAAGGTGAAGGTTCGTGGAATGTCAATTGGGATTCTAGGCCGGCGAGATGGTTACATAATCCTGATTCTGCTTGGTTGTTGTTTGGAGTTTGTTCATGTTTAGCTGCGCCATCTCTTGATCTATTACCAGATGCTAATTCTGATGTAGCTGTACCGATTGATAAACAGTCTGCTGTAAATTCTTCAGATGAGGATGATCAAAACTCTGCCAACTATAGAGTCACTGGTATATCTATTATACTGTTTTAATTGTTGAAGTTATTTTGTACTCATTATTCTCTGTGCAAAGTCTATTGAAAACAGTCTATCTACCTTCCTCCCGAGGTAGaagtaggggtaaggtctgtgtACAGTTTAGCCTCCTTTGACAATACTAGTGGAATTACACtggatattgttgttgttgttgttgtagtccTGTGAAAAAATGGATACAAGTGAAGTAGAATTGAGGAACTAATTTGGAATAATGAAATTCGGGATTTGATTGATTGAAGAGTGgattatataaattgaattgaGGAACTAGTTTGGTATAACATGATTTGGTATTTGATTGATAGAGGAGTGGGTTATTAGAATTGAATTGAAGAACAAATTTGGGATTTGGTTAAGTTTTTCTAGGCGATTAAGATTGCAAGTTGCTTGATGAATTGACAAATTGAATGGTGAATGTAACAGGGGTTCCAGCGGATGGGAGATGTCTATTTAGAGCGATAGCACATATGGCTTGTTTGAGAAATGGGGAGGAAGCTCCGGATGAAAATCGACAGAGAGAACTTGCTGATGAATTAAGAGCTCAGGTACCTTCATTTTCTTGCAGTTCGCTGTGTGTATTAAAAATATGGATATcggaaattattttattttttcatgtgcACAGGTGGTTGACGAGCTGTTAAAGAGGCGAAAAGAAGCTGAATGGTATATGTTGTTTACTTCTATAGTACTCGGTTCCTCTCGATATTCAGTTGTTATAtgtttatgaatatgaatatgtgttgttTTATGTTACATAGGTTTATTGAAGGGGATTTTGATGCGTACGTAGAAAGAATTGAAAAGCCATATGTGTGGGGAGGAGAACCAGAGCTACTAATGGCTTCTCATGTTCTCAAGTGAGTGATGTTTCTGTTTCATGATTGATCATTTTGTCACTTTGCACTTATGAATCCAACTGCAACTATAAATGTTTGTTGAGGCGTTGATGTTTTGAACTTCACGATGAGAAACAGTAATGCTGAAATgagaaaaagatgaagaaaagaaataaacttTTGTTTGAGAAGAGAGAGTTTAAAGAACATTTTAGTGTGATTCTCAGCTAAGTTAGTAATACAACATAGCATGAAGTGGCATAGTTTATGCACTTGACAAGATCGTTTCTGTTGTATGCTGATGAAAGAATTGGTCCTTCATATGTGTTTAGGAATTATTAGTTATATATCCATCGACATTCACTTTCACTTTGTCACTTTCAAGTCAAATTAAGTAGGAGAACTGCTTTTCCAAGAATTACTAGGATAACATATGGAACTACTTTGTCAATGTACTATGTGATCTCTGGATGATGCTTGGTTAAGGCTTCAATTCTAGAATCTATTGTCCAATTTTGTtaatatttcctaatttttGGTTGCAGGTCTGCGATTTCTGTCTATATGGTAGATAGAAGCTCTGGAAGTTTAATAAACATATCAAATTATGGAGAAGAATATAGGAAGGAGGGAGAGAGTCCGATTAACGTATTGTTTCATGGTTATGGTCACTATGACATTTTGGAGACAATTCCAGAGAAGATTCACCAAAAGTTAGAAGAATAAATGTAGGGTATGATGCCCTTAGAGACGTAGTcttggttttaaattttcataaaaggtAGTTCGCAACGACGATCAAATTGATAAGAAGTTCAGCTATCCAGTTAACAAAACATCTTCTTTCAGGTCCAGTCAATTTGTTGAGATGATCTTTTCTCTAAAATAGTGAGCTTGTTTCAATTTTGTAGATTCTCTGTTGCCTTGTTCAGGAAATTAGTCGAAGCAAATAGCATGATTCCTCCGTATTTGTTTATTACCAGATAATTCTGGATGTAGTTTTGTTCAGATGTTTCCAGGTTTGTTTTTTGGTGTCTGAATAGGTCCAGTCtgaatattgatttattaataatgTGCAGCAACGGAAATTTGACACTGAACCCTCTAAATGTTGTTACTGAATGTGTGGTTGTCAAGTTATTCACTGGAATGGATTGCAGATATGTTTGTGCAGTCTGTATCTGCTTACATTAGATTTGGGACTTCGTTCCGGGGGGAAGCTGTTGTCTAGTTAAACTTCTCTGTTGAACGAACTTCTCCCGGATAGTTCCCTTGTGTTTAGTCTATAGCCTCTGTGAGCTTCCAATATCCAGTAGCAGATTTAGGTGGACGCGAGGTGGTCAACTGAATCCCCTTTATCAGTAGATAATACTGTCTAGGGAAAAATGTCTTCTTTTTGCTTATATATAAACTGTTTGAATTTCTTTGACATAAGAGAGGATTCTTGTGTACTGATAGAGGTTGTTCTAGTTTACAATTTCAAATCTTACTACTCGTGATGTTTTACATTTTTCGAGTTTCCTTGTTAGAATTCCTGGCTTCATCACTGCCTGTACGTGACTTCTCGAAATCTCAGTTAAGCTTGTGTTTCTGGATTGGCATGAGTGCCATCTGTTATCTCTTTCGCATTTGCGTCCAGCAGTTTCTCATGACTTCCATGAATTGAATCATTTAGAGGCCTTTGATTTTCTTCAATAGATTAATCCAAATCCTCCTAAGATGCAGTTTATGTTGTTGAAATATGTTTTTCTGCATTTTACTGATAAAAATGTCTGGAGAAATTGGATAGGTCCCAAAAACATGATGTTTGAAATATGCATTCATCATATTTGAAATTGCAGACGTTTTAATTCTACTGCTAGAGGTTTTACGCTTGAGCCCTATGACAAAGTACTTTACTTTCTAATGTTGGACTCTCGTATGAGTCCGGATCTAGTCGGGGTTACTAGACACCGGGTACCGGGTGGGAaaccaaaaataatatctttgCTTAGGTGGCTGCATGAATGTTGATTTCGTGAATACGTTTATCGTAGGACCTTGGATttctttttaccaaacaaatGTACGAATGAATAGACAGACAATAAACTCTTTATAAGCGAATTCAGGCTTTGAAGCTTATGGGTTTTGGCTCTAACTTCAAGctaatatatacaataaaaagTGCGTTCacaattctatatttttatgaatattcagTGAATTTTTTACTACAAATATATAGTCGACTGTGGTTTGTCTAtgaaattaatcaattataGAATTCTCTTATGCCTTGCTCATTcacaaataatgaaaaagaaccaaaaaaacaaaaaacaaatacaagtaaagCATGATCTTAGTTGCTTATACACATTGTGGTATAAAAGAATATCAAGCTACTATTCATGAACAAAAACACCAACATAACCAAAACCAACAACGAAAAACGCCATAGCTTGGAGTAAGAGGTATACATAGAACTTGTTCCTTCCAAACGAGTAGTCGTACCACCCACAAAACAGCAGGTACAACCCAACGAAAAGCTCAAGAACATGTACCCTGGCCATATTAAACAGTAAAACAATTTAGTTCTACCAAAACTATGTTTCACTCATAAAGATTTGGAGAAGCTTTTACCTCTCTCCAACTCGAAACTGAAGTCTCTTCAGTGCTTTTGAGCCCTTTTTGGTCTTAAGAGCATCTCCGAGTTTCTCTGTTACTATCCATTCATTCACTCTCTCCGATTCAAAAAGACCAATGAGCATTGCCTTTGTCCGATGAAGGGACATTACATTCTCAAACAGGATCCAATATACCACCAGTTGCATTGATCTGAATAAACTCACACACATAAATAACGaaaaattcatgttaatacatgttaaaattatcttttcttttttctttgctCTACCTTGCGGAGCCAAGTATATTGAGAACAGTGATAGCTGTAGGAATGTATATAGTTCCCCATCGAGGTACTTGAACTTCAGGGATGAAAATCGTTGCAGGAATAACAACACAATATAAGATGAATGTCACGACGTGTGCTATGATCTTTCGTACAAAGAAGAAGCTGTAAATCAGGTAAAATTTCTTCCATACAGAAACTTTCTGCAATGACAAAAACAacttgttttcaattttttccccatttttgTCATGTTTTAAGTGAATTTCATATAGCATACCTTGTTAGTTGCAATTTCCATTGCCATTTTTCTGAAAAGATTAGCAGGTCCACAAGACCATCTGTGTTGCTGATTGCGATAGGCCCTAAACGTGCTTGGCAATTCACTTTTCACCTAACACGGTAAAAAAAGTAGAGATAAGACGATCTGTGTACACACTACCCTCCTCAGATCCCACTTGTGGAGTTacactggatatgttgttgtataGTACTAATGTTTGTCAGATTCTCCTAAAATGTTGTTGCAAATATGCACTACTTTTGGATGATCAAACAGGTAGTCATAGTCATTTTTGAAGAGCTCGAGCAATATATGTAGAATAGTAAAACCATCATTTCATTTCCattatcatgaaaaatattcttcctattgatgtGAGACAAAAGAACATCCCCTGACTTTTGTTAGTCTATCCTTCAACTTCAAGTTTAAATTCCAATCATTTTGTCTTTCCAAATACTGTAGTTTTCACAATAAGTTAAACTGTGTTGATACTTGTATTGTGTTTTCTTTGCAAACGTCAGtttatataacttaaatccTTAAATCGGTATACGTGTGATTGTGTACCTTAAGGTCATCAACATAGACGAATTTCCAGCCATTTAAACCGGCTCGTACTGCTAGATCCATGTCTTCCACAGTTGTTCTGTCTTTCCATCCCCCTGCCTCAATAAGAGCTGACATTCTCCAAACTCCAGCAGTGCCTGCAGCAATTCTATAGTTATGTGGGAACTTCGTATTGCATTAGAGTTGAAAGTAAAAAAGACAGTCTGGTGTACGAAGCATCCCGTGTTCACACATGATCTAGGGAAAAGTTGTACCTTTGGACGGTGTGATATAGGCAGTCTATCCTGACGCAAGaagtatgaaaagaaaatacagTAATGAAGAAACAAGACGTACGTGAAGCAAAGGAAATTAAACAAGAGGTAATAAAATCGAAGACTAAGATAGTAGTAGGAAGAACTAGACAACGCTCAAACCTACTTATCTTCGCCTTTCATACCTTCCTATCTAGGGTTATGTCCTCGGTAACAACAATACTAATATCGTAAAATTATTTTCGGGTGTGAATAGCCTACCATTGAAGCCAAAAAATGCATGAGCTGTAGATCCAACTTCTTGCTCCACTGTGAAATGGTAACCAAATGACATTTCTTGCATTTTTGTCATCAAACACTCCTCAGCATTCACTGCAAAAACCAAATAAGCACCTCGGTATAATTTTTCGACAATTGAATCCCCTTCATTGTACATAGCTCCACCCCTGAACTCGATGCACAAAGCTCGAGCTTGAGGTAGGTTCGTACACTAGACCGCATTAGGTTTATTGTACGTAACCTTACCTTGCATTTCTGCAAGAGGCTATTTCCAACAAGTGGCTCcccttcatttttcataaattaaagaCATTTACCAAATTCCCAACGAGCTTGAACGAGTCCGATTTCAGGGTTGTGCACCAGAAACGGGATGCTACGCTCCAAGAAATCGGGCTCGGGTTGAAAATCAGCATCAAAGATGGCTACATGACTACAAAGCTTCACATAACTATGCTTCATTCCTTCTCTAAGAGCCCCAGCTTTGTACCCTTTCCTGTTATCTCTTATCTCATACTTAATGTTAACTCCTTTGCTTGCCCATCTCCTGCACTCTTGCTCCACCAACGCCTGTCGTTTTTTTTACTATCAGCGTATTTTAACATGTTATAACAAGTTACTAATATCACTCATTATGAACGGTTACATAACCTCTTTGTAGTAGCCGTATAATGTAGTCATAGAGAATATATAATGTATGTAACATATAACATAGAAATTGGTTCCAAAGAAAAGTTAGTTTTTACAGTGAAATGTTGTTATAGAGAAGTCTGTAAGATTGTAGTCGCGAATAAAGAACATATTTAGTATTGGACCTTAATTGTAGGGTCAGTAGAATCATCAAGAACTTGGATGAAAATTCTATTGGCTGGCCATGAAAGGTTACAAGCTGCTCCAATGGACAATTGATACACCTACCAAAGTAACAATTCACCAAACACCATATAAGAATTTAACAATGTTAATAATATAGACGAATTAACCTAAATAGACGTCTATCCAACcacttaaacaaaaaaaatttagtccGAAAATGTATAACATgtgtatattttatgtatatcgACTATAAAAAGTAAACAGTTACGAGTACCTCTTTTTCATTGCACATTGGTATTTGCACTAAAACCATAGGATATGAATAATTTCCTAATTCCAAATCGCCTTTAAGTGGCTCCCACTTGTACTTCTTCTCTGGTTTTCTTCTAAACAACTTTACAAATGCTATGACAATTCCCATGTAAAGTCTCTCAACAAATAACATAAATGATAAGGCCaaacaaacatataaaattaatctTAGAAATTGTACAACCAAAGGAGTTCTAGTTTGTTGCCAAATGAATCCAACATGGTTAGTAATGCCACTATGAGCATTCAACAAAGCTTGAGACGAAGAGAAGATCGCGTCCATAAGGAAGGCGATTAGAATTGTCGCGTTGAAGATAATAACTAAGATATGAGAGTTTCGAGTATCAAGAATGAAAACTTATGAGGTTTTATAAATGTGTGAGAGTGAATGTGTGtaggaatataaatatgttgCTTTAAGACAAGAAGAGCAATGATATATGCAATATGTGCTTTAAGACAAGAAGAGCAATGATATATACAATATGTGCTTTAAGTTTTAGTGGGAAGAAAGCCTTTGATTTTTGCTTATTTGCCAAGCAAaaacttgactaa
The DNA window shown above is from Solanum lycopersicum chromosome 11, SLM_r2.1 and carries:
- the LOC101253339 gene encoding uncharacterized protein — encoded protein: MLGVLCARPKPWLFASLCLSHAHGSTPSGYSRLIPTNTANKSSLLLISGGGGGGGGGIGVDQRRNHSSHCRIASSVNRVGGAASIWHAILPAGRRNKKDINRRNNTVFKHHYELAKKGEGSWNVNWDSRPARWLHNPDSAWLLFGVCSCLAAPSLDLLPDANSDVAVPIDKQSAVNSSDEDDQNSANYRVTGVPADGRCLFRAIAHMACLRNGEEAPDENRQRELADELRAQVVDELLKRRKEAEWFIEGDFDAYVERIEKPYVWGGEPELLMASHVLKSAISVYMVDRSSGSLINISNYGEEYRKEGESPINVLFHGYGHYDILETIPEKIHQKLEE
- the LOC101253644 gene encoding glucomannan 4-beta-mannosyltransferase 9, which produces MDAIFSSSQALLNAHSGITNHVGFIWQQTRTPLVVQFLRLILYVCLALSFMLFVERLYMGIVIAFVKLFRRKPEKKYKWEPLKGDLELGNYSYPMVLVQIPMCNEKEVYQLSIGAACNLSWPANRIFIQVLDDSTDPTIKALVEQECRRWASKGVNIKYEIRDNRKGYKAGALREGMKHSYVKLCSHVAIFDADFQPEPDFLERSIPFLVHNPEIGLVQARWEFVNAEECLMTKMQEMSFGYHFTVEQEVGSTAHAFFGFNGTAGVWRMSALIEAGGWKDRTTVEDMDLAVRAGLNGWKFVYVDDLKVKSELPSTFRAYRNQQHRWSCGPANLFRKMAMEIATNKKVSVWKKFYLIYSFFFVRKIIAHVVTFILYCVVIPATIFIPEVQVPRWGTIYIPTAITVLNILGSARSMQLVVYWILFENVMSLHRTKAMLIGLFESERVNEWIVTEKLGDALKTKKGSKALKRLQFRVGERVHVLELFVGLYLLFCGWYDYSFGRNKFYVYLLLQAMAFFVVGFGYVGVFVHE